Proteins found in one Mustela lutreola isolate mMusLut2 chromosome 10, mMusLut2.pri, whole genome shotgun sequence genomic segment:
- the LOC131810238 gene encoding homeobox expressed in ES cells 1-like — protein sequence MIKVIIIKDSFKKLCMRHMGQSQPRGRERPELSFRATHSRMAPSLPEGARLGESKPSPCSFSIESILGLDQKKNCVPSMKPHRPWADTCGSSASERLSLKRELSWYRGRRPRIAFTQNQIEVLENVFRVNCYPGIDIREDLARKLNLEEDRIQIWFQNRRAKLKRSHRESQFLMAKKNFNTNLLE from the coding sequence atgataaaagttATCATTATAAAGGACTCTTTCAAAAAACTCTGCATGCGACACATGGGGCAGAGCCAgccaagaggcagggagaggccagaGCTGTCGTTCCGGGCAACCCACTCGAGGATGGCTCCCAGTCTTCCGGAAGGTGCTCGGCTTGGGGAAAGCAAACCCTCGCCCTGCTCCTTTTCCATTGAGAGCATTTTAGGACTGGACCAGAAGAAAAACTGTGTTCCCTCAATGAAACCCCACAGGCCCTGGGCCGACACCTGTGGCTCCTCAGCCTCAGAAAGACTTTCGTTGAAAAGAGAGCTGAGTTGGTATCGAGGCCGGAGACCCAGAATTGCTTTTACTCAAAACCAGATTGAAGTGTTAGAAAATGTCTTTAGAGTTAACTGCTATCCTGGCATTGACATCAGAGAAGACTTAGCTCGAAAATTGAATCTAGAGGAAGACAGAATCCAGATCTGGTTCCAAAATCGGCGTGCAAAACTAAAAAGGTCCCATAGAGAATCACAGTTTCTAATGgcgaaaaaaaatttcaacacgaATCTCCTGGAATAG